One window from the genome of Cardiocondyla obscurior isolate alpha-2009 linkage group LG04, Cobs3.1, whole genome shotgun sequence encodes:
- the LOC139101854 gene encoding probable ATP-dependent RNA helicase DHX34 isoform X1 → MSRYEKKQRSRSPGHDSKRREDDRYYGRKYRDTRESHKGSSSRSVQGNRETHELSAENRPGGSNEDSCFSKYKHELNRVFTANPNLVHDVADFWKFVEKFESVKKRLGDNVDESATDSALNSIGVPERYHKSHCLNLKLDLSYGELFARVPDTKSLTKSQLLKFRDVILLYLDFKQKEKFAKLKRLRDTQTNLPVARYREEIIEMIKMEKVVIIAGDTGCGKSTQIPRYLYEAGFQKIACTQPRRIACISLAKRVTFETLSENVSRVGYQIRFEKQKNQETNITFITEGLLLRQLSGESTISTYDVIVLDEVHERHLHGDFLLGIMKCIINQKPDLKLVLMSATINIELFSNYFAKENVKVIEVPGRLYPIQLLYRPITVQDLAYKNDRFNPSPYVQIMQIIDQKYPINEKGDLLIFLSGISEITAVVDAAKEYSMKKNNWIVLPLHSTLSIVEQDKVFDYAPEGVRKCIVATNIAETSITIDGIRFVADSGKVKEMSYDPLCKMQRLKEFWISKASAEQRKGRAGRTGPGVCYRIYSEEEYKILEKYSTPELQRVPLDSSLLQMIAMGLPDARKFPFIESPPASSIENAISSLKDHGALTDNEKITCIGKTLARLPVDIVIGKMLIMGSIFHQVEPVLSLAAALSIQTPFTNRAYRDTECETSRKKLESDHGDPITLLNAFKEWLEVKQENSQEYRSSSNSSRKWCRRRGLEEQRFYEMTKLRSQFKDLLQDCNLLKSLPEPNSSMTSAERAIRHGELKLLKSLKRTYKQSEPRKRKQLKVETFDIQFENNDEDNEELDIKDIEFRMRNDSSQVQNLLTASTACSYKDLTMLKLILCSGLYPQFACADEFNYCKSPSEQLFHTKAKPYVALHPMSFFGNHPQVLQIEEEDVMAIAGFKSKTPVSSKNQILAYLSLLETTKPYLVNTLRMPAAQTLLLFAHEIDTNSTISIIACDSWLMLEFPVPDTGQVLLMKAVKLRNKWDFLLNQQLQGSDNTNDERKDFSKIEQSLMQELIEYMHTTVPYTIKRLLPADLKMIYVGNGNNNANIEPNPFQSDFKSIPNVIKGGTYLTDNITYNCIKETNWSEQLIIEMQETEWHCKNCDLRGILSSIEKLQHQNSCTIADTTSDDKESGSITRKANSQAYECPNCLLTLYLTPIEILKHKKSHIKAS, encoded by the exons ATGTCAAGGTACGAAAAAAAGCAACGTTCGCGTTCTCCCGGTCACGACAGTAAACGCAGGGAGGATGACAGGTATTACGGAAGGAAGTATCGCGATACTCGCGAAAGTCATAAAGGCAGCTCTTCGAGATCCGTACAAGGTAACCGAGAAACGCACGAGTTGTCCGCGGAAAATCGTCCCGGAGGCAGCAACGAAGATTCGTGTTTCAGTAAATATAAGCACGAATTGAATAGAGTTTTCACAGCGAATCCAAATCTTGTCCACGACGTCGCGGACTTCTGGaaatttgtcgaaaaattCGAGTCCGTTAAGAAACGATTAGGCGACAACGTAGACGAGTCTGCGACAGATTCCGCTCTGAATTCTATCGGAGTTCCGGAAAGATATCACAAGTCGCATTGTTTAAACTTGAAACTCGACTTGTCCTACGGAGAATTGTTTGCTAGAGTCCCGGATACGAAATCGTTGACCAAATCACAATTGCTAAAGTTTAGAGATGTAATACTCTTGTACTTGGACTTCAAGCAAAAGGAGAAGTttgctaaattaaaaagactACGAGACACACAGACTAACTTGCCGGTTGCGCGATACAGAGAAGAAATTATTGAGATGATAAAAATGGAGAAAGTAGTCATTATCGCAGGAGATACTGGTTGTGGAAAATCTACACAAATCCCGAGATACTTGTACGAAGCTGGCTTTCAGAAAATTG cgtGTACACAACCCCGAAGAATAGCGTGCATTTCGTTAGCGAAACGAGTAACTTTTGAAACGTTGAGTGAGAATGTTAGTAGAGTTGGATACCAAATACGttttgaaaaacaaaaaaatcaagaaacaAACATTACATTTATAACAGAGGGTTTACTGTTACGTCAG TTATCAGGTGAATCAACTATATCTACATATGACGTAATAGTCTTAGACGAAGTACATGAACGTCATCTGCATGGAGATTTTTTATTAGGCATTATGAAGTGTATTATTAATCAGAAACCTGATTTAAAATTAGTACTGATGTCTGCCACTATCAATATAGAACtttttagtaattattttgcaaaggAAAATGTGAAAGTAATAGAG gtTCCTGGAAGATTATATCCCATTCAGTTGTTGTATCGCCCTATAACCGTACAAGATCTTGCATATAAAAATGATCGATTTAATCCTAGTCCATATGtgcaaataatgcaaataattgaTCAAAAATATCCAA ttaATGAGAAGGGTgacttattaatattcttaagTGGAATCAGTGAAATTACTGCAGTTGTAGATGCTGCTAAGGAATATAGtatgaagaaaaataattggatAGTTTTGCCACTTCACAGTACTCTCTCTATTGTTGAACAAGACAAG GTTTTTGACTATGCACCTGAGGGTGTTAGGAAGTGTATTGTGGCAACTAATATTGCAGAAACCTCTATTACTATCGATGGAATCAGATTTGTTGCTGATAGTGGAAAAGTGAAAGAAATGAGTTATGATCCATTGTGTAAAATGCAAAGATTGAAAGAATTTTGGATAAGCAAAGCCAGTGCAGAACAAAGGAAAGGAAGAGCAGGCAGAACTGGACCTGGGGTTTGTTATAG aatttacTCGGAAGAAGAGTACAAAATATTGGAAAAATACTCAACACCTGAATTACAGCGCGTACCTTTAGATTCTTCACTATTGCAAATGATAGCGATGGGACTTCCTGATGCGCGCAAATTTCCATTTATAGAGTCACCACCTGCCAGTAGCATAGAAAACGCTATATCATCCTTAAAAGATCAC gGTGCGCTTACGGATAACGAAAAAATCACGTGTATCGGTAAAACTTTGGCACGACTACCCGTTGATATTGTAATaggaaaaatgttaataatggGATCCATTTTTCATCAAGTGGAACCTGTGTTATCATTGGCAGCTGCTCTAAGTATACAAACACCATTTACTAACAGAGCTTATAGAGACACTGAATGTGAg ACATCGAGAAAAAAGTTGGAATCTGATCATGGCGATCCAATAACGTTACTAAATGCATTTAAAGAATGGTTGGAAGTGAAACAAGAAAATTCTCAGGAATATAGAAGTAGTAGTAATAGTAGTAGAAAATGGTGCAGAAGAAGAGGTTTGGAAGAACAACGATTCTATGAAATGACAAAATTAAGATCTCAGTTTAAAGATTTGCTCCAG GATTGCAATTTACTTAAAAGTCTTCCAGAACCAAATTCTTCCATGACAAGCGCAGAACGCGCAATACGGCATGGagaattaaaacttttaaaatctCTTAAAAGAACTTACAAACAAAGTGAACCTAGAAAACGCAAACAATTAAAAGTTGAAACATTTGACATACAATTTGAGAATAATGATGAAGATAATGAAGAGCTCGACATAAAAGACATAGAATTTCGAATGAGAAACGATTCGAGTCAAGTGCAAAATCTTTTAACGGCATCTACTGCGTGTAGTTATAAAGATCTAACCATGTTGAAATTGATATTATGTAGTGGTTTATATCCACAATTCGCTTGTGCCGACGAGTTTAATTATTGCaag TCACCAAGTGAACAATTATTTCACACTAAAGCGAAACCGTATGTTGCTTTGCATCCAATGAGCTTTTTTGGAAACCATCCACAAGTTTTACAAATCGAAGAAGAGGATGTAATGGCAATAGCAGGATTTAAGAGTAAAACTCCAGTAAGCTCTAAAAATCAGATATTGGCATATTT atctCTCTTGGAAACTACAAAACCATATTTGGTAAATACTTTAAGAATGCCTGCTGCACAAACATTACTATTATTTGCACATGAAATAGACACAAATAGTACAATCTCCAT AATAGCATGTGATTCGTGGTTAATGTTAGAATTTCCTGTTCCTGATACTGGTCAAGTTTTACTGATGAAAGCTgtgaaattaagaaataaatgggattttttattaaatcaacaaTTACAAg gatCCGACAATACTAACgatgaaagaaaagattttagTAAAATTGAGCAAAGTCTCATGCAAGAACTAATTGAATATATGCATACTACGGTACCATACACTATAAAACGGTTGTTACCAGCTGATCTGAAAATGATATATGTTGGTAATGGCAATAATAACGCAAATATAGAGCCTAATCCTTTTCAGTCTGACTTTAAAAGTATACCAAATGTAATTAAAGGTGGAACTTATCTGACAGACAATATTACATACAATtg CATAAAAGAAACTAATTGGAGCGAACAGTTAATTATAGAAATGCAAGAAACTGAATGGCATTGTAAAAATTGCGATTTACGAGGTATTCTATCGAGTATCGAAAAACTTCAACATCAAAACTCTTGTACGATCGCAGATACGACTAGTGACGATAAAGAGAGTGGAAGTATTACGCGTAAAGCTAATAGTCAAGCATATGAGTGCCCCAATTGTTTGTTAACATTATACCTTACACctatcgaaatattaaaacataaaaaatcaCACATTAAAGCAAGCTGA
- the LOC139101854 gene encoding probable ATP-dependent RNA helicase DHX34 isoform X2, producing the protein MSRYEKKQRSRSPGHDSKRREDDRYYGRKYRDTRESHKGSSSRSVQGNRETHELSAENRPGGSNEDSCFSKYKHELNRVFTANPNLVHDVADFWKFVEKFESVKKRLGDNVDESATDSALNSIGVPERYHKSHCLNLKLDLSYGELFARVPDTKSLTKSQLLKFRDVILLYLDFKQKEKFAKLKRLRDTQTNLPVARYREEIIEMIKMEKVVIIAGDTGCGKSTQIPRYLYEAGFQKIACTQPRRIACISLAKRVTFETLSENVSRVGYQIRFEKQKNQETNITFITEGLLLRQLSGESTISTYDVIVLDEVHERHLHGDFLLGIMKCIINQKPDLKLVLMSATINIELFSNYFAKENVKVIEVPGRLYPIQLLYRPITVQDLAYKNDRFNPSPYVQIMQIIDQKYPINEKGDLLIFLSGISEITAVVDAAKEYSMKKNNWIVLPLHSTLSIVEQDKVFDYAPEGVRKCIVATNIAETSITIDGIRFVADSGKVKEMSYDPLCKMQRLKEFWISKASAEQRKGRAGRTGPGVCYRIYSEEEYKILEKYSTPELQRVPLDSSLLQMIAMGLPDARKFPFIESPPASSIENAISSLKDHGALTDNEKITCIGKTLARLPVDIVIGKMLIMGSIFHQVEPVLSLAAALSIQTPFTNRAYRDTECETSRKKLESDHGDPITLLNAFKEWLEVKQENSQEYRSSSNSSRKWCRRRGLEEQRFYEMTKLRSQFKDLLQDCNLLKSLPEPNSSMTSAERAIRHGELKLLKSLKRTYKQSEPRKRKQLKVETFDIQFENNDEDNEELDIKDIEFRMRNDSSQVQNLLTASTACSYKDLTMLKLILCSGLYPQFACADEFNYCKSPSEQLFHTKAKPYVALHPMSFFGNHPQVLQIEEEDVMAIAGFKSKTPVSSKNQILAYLSLLETTKPYLVNTLRMPAAQTLLLFAHEIDTNSTISM; encoded by the exons ATGTCAAGGTACGAAAAAAAGCAACGTTCGCGTTCTCCCGGTCACGACAGTAAACGCAGGGAGGATGACAGGTATTACGGAAGGAAGTATCGCGATACTCGCGAAAGTCATAAAGGCAGCTCTTCGAGATCCGTACAAGGTAACCGAGAAACGCACGAGTTGTCCGCGGAAAATCGTCCCGGAGGCAGCAACGAAGATTCGTGTTTCAGTAAATATAAGCACGAATTGAATAGAGTTTTCACAGCGAATCCAAATCTTGTCCACGACGTCGCGGACTTCTGGaaatttgtcgaaaaattCGAGTCCGTTAAGAAACGATTAGGCGACAACGTAGACGAGTCTGCGACAGATTCCGCTCTGAATTCTATCGGAGTTCCGGAAAGATATCACAAGTCGCATTGTTTAAACTTGAAACTCGACTTGTCCTACGGAGAATTGTTTGCTAGAGTCCCGGATACGAAATCGTTGACCAAATCACAATTGCTAAAGTTTAGAGATGTAATACTCTTGTACTTGGACTTCAAGCAAAAGGAGAAGTttgctaaattaaaaagactACGAGACACACAGACTAACTTGCCGGTTGCGCGATACAGAGAAGAAATTATTGAGATGATAAAAATGGAGAAAGTAGTCATTATCGCAGGAGATACTGGTTGTGGAAAATCTACACAAATCCCGAGATACTTGTACGAAGCTGGCTTTCAGAAAATTG cgtGTACACAACCCCGAAGAATAGCGTGCATTTCGTTAGCGAAACGAGTAACTTTTGAAACGTTGAGTGAGAATGTTAGTAGAGTTGGATACCAAATACGttttgaaaaacaaaaaaatcaagaaacaAACATTACATTTATAACAGAGGGTTTACTGTTACGTCAG TTATCAGGTGAATCAACTATATCTACATATGACGTAATAGTCTTAGACGAAGTACATGAACGTCATCTGCATGGAGATTTTTTATTAGGCATTATGAAGTGTATTATTAATCAGAAACCTGATTTAAAATTAGTACTGATGTCTGCCACTATCAATATAGAACtttttagtaattattttgcaaaggAAAATGTGAAAGTAATAGAG gtTCCTGGAAGATTATATCCCATTCAGTTGTTGTATCGCCCTATAACCGTACAAGATCTTGCATATAAAAATGATCGATTTAATCCTAGTCCATATGtgcaaataatgcaaataattgaTCAAAAATATCCAA ttaATGAGAAGGGTgacttattaatattcttaagTGGAATCAGTGAAATTACTGCAGTTGTAGATGCTGCTAAGGAATATAGtatgaagaaaaataattggatAGTTTTGCCACTTCACAGTACTCTCTCTATTGTTGAACAAGACAAG GTTTTTGACTATGCACCTGAGGGTGTTAGGAAGTGTATTGTGGCAACTAATATTGCAGAAACCTCTATTACTATCGATGGAATCAGATTTGTTGCTGATAGTGGAAAAGTGAAAGAAATGAGTTATGATCCATTGTGTAAAATGCAAAGATTGAAAGAATTTTGGATAAGCAAAGCCAGTGCAGAACAAAGGAAAGGAAGAGCAGGCAGAACTGGACCTGGGGTTTGTTATAG aatttacTCGGAAGAAGAGTACAAAATATTGGAAAAATACTCAACACCTGAATTACAGCGCGTACCTTTAGATTCTTCACTATTGCAAATGATAGCGATGGGACTTCCTGATGCGCGCAAATTTCCATTTATAGAGTCACCACCTGCCAGTAGCATAGAAAACGCTATATCATCCTTAAAAGATCAC gGTGCGCTTACGGATAACGAAAAAATCACGTGTATCGGTAAAACTTTGGCACGACTACCCGTTGATATTGTAATaggaaaaatgttaataatggGATCCATTTTTCATCAAGTGGAACCTGTGTTATCATTGGCAGCTGCTCTAAGTATACAAACACCATTTACTAACAGAGCTTATAGAGACACTGAATGTGAg ACATCGAGAAAAAAGTTGGAATCTGATCATGGCGATCCAATAACGTTACTAAATGCATTTAAAGAATGGTTGGAAGTGAAACAAGAAAATTCTCAGGAATATAGAAGTAGTAGTAATAGTAGTAGAAAATGGTGCAGAAGAAGAGGTTTGGAAGAACAACGATTCTATGAAATGACAAAATTAAGATCTCAGTTTAAAGATTTGCTCCAG GATTGCAATTTACTTAAAAGTCTTCCAGAACCAAATTCTTCCATGACAAGCGCAGAACGCGCAATACGGCATGGagaattaaaacttttaaaatctCTTAAAAGAACTTACAAACAAAGTGAACCTAGAAAACGCAAACAATTAAAAGTTGAAACATTTGACATACAATTTGAGAATAATGATGAAGATAATGAAGAGCTCGACATAAAAGACATAGAATTTCGAATGAGAAACGATTCGAGTCAAGTGCAAAATCTTTTAACGGCATCTACTGCGTGTAGTTATAAAGATCTAACCATGTTGAAATTGATATTATGTAGTGGTTTATATCCACAATTCGCTTGTGCCGACGAGTTTAATTATTGCaag TCACCAAGTGAACAATTATTTCACACTAAAGCGAAACCGTATGTTGCTTTGCATCCAATGAGCTTTTTTGGAAACCATCCACAAGTTTTACAAATCGAAGAAGAGGATGTAATGGCAATAGCAGGATTTAAGAGTAAAACTCCAGTAAGCTCTAAAAATCAGATATTGGCATATTT atctCTCTTGGAAACTACAAAACCATATTTGGTAAATACTTTAAGAATGCCTGCTGCACAAACATTACTATTATTTGCACATGAAATAGACACAAATAGTACAATCTCCATGTAA
- the Zip88e gene encoding zinc transporter ZIP1 isoform X2 translates to MFSDTVQAKVASMVVIGAGSFIVGVAPACFVSRARYLQQKLMLSCTLCFGAGVLLATAMLHVLPEVRHGLPAYAELVFSCGFLVLYFVEECVHYFCGDGEHESTTDTRPSRLTDSRIAHERGYGGIRCIASDCRSRPMGEDNTFLCHGNHGEQCNDANTGLAGLALALTVHAILEGLAIGLQTKIAEVLLLTGAVASHKFVVGFCLGLELAGVSKSIPKLILVIFIFAIGSVVGIGIGMLTFQVDTEWSNIILPILQGLAGGTLLYVTVSEVLPRERTRWHKSSRRCAGILQFLSVAVGFIVIFLLNNYMGE, encoded by the exons ATGTTCAGCGACACGGTGCAAGCGAAGGTGGCGTCGATGGTAGTGATCGGCGCCGGCAGCTTCATCGTCGGTGTTGCACCCGCCTGCTTCGTCTCGCGCGCTCGTTATCTCCAACAGAAGCTGATGCTCTCCTGTACTCTATGCTTTGGCGCCGGTGTTCTTTTAGCCACAGCGATGCTTCACGTGCTACCGGAAGTACGCCATGGTTTGCCGGCATACGCCGAGTTGGTATTCTCTTGCGGTTTCCTCGTGCTGTATTTCGTCGAGGAGTGCGTTCACTACTTTTGCGGAGACGGCGAGCATGAATCCACAACGGATACGCGCCCTTCCAGGTTAACGGATTCTAGGATTGCGCACGAGCGAGG CTATGGTGGGATCCGATGCATCGCAAGTGACTGCCGTTCGAGGCCAATGGGTGAAGATAATACCTTTTTATGCCACGGAAACCACGGCGAACAATGTAATGATGCTAATACTGGTCTTGCTGGTCTTGCTCTCGCCCTCACCGTTCATGCCATCCTTGAAGGACTTGCGATAGGGTTGCAGACGAAAATCGCCGAG gtgttGTTATTAACTGGAGCGGTGGCGTCGCACAAATTTGTCGTCGGGTTTTGCTTGGGGCTGGAGTTAGCAGGAGTTAGTAAATCAATTCCTAAATTGATATTAGTGATATTTATATTCGCCATTGGATCCGTTGTCGGAATCGGCATCGGCATGCTAACGTTCCAG GTAGATACAGAGTGGTCAAATATCATATTACCGATTTTGCAAGGTCTGGCAGGTGGAACTTTGCTGTACGTTACCGTGAGTGAGGTTCTCCCGAGGGAAAGAACGAGATGGCACAAAAGTTCGCGCAGGTGTGCAggcattttacaatttttatcggTAGCTGTTGGATTTATTgtcatttttttacttaataattacatGGGTGAATGA
- the Zip88e gene encoding zinc transporter ZIP1 isoform X1, giving the protein MFSDTVQAKVASMVVIGAGSFIVGVAPACFVSRARYLQQKLMLSCTLCFGAGVLLATAMLHVLPEVRHGLPAYAELVFSCGFLVLYFVEECVHYFCGDGEHESTTDTRPSRLTDSRIAHERGYTNCRNHSRGVGYNIATQDSKPVYVASEGDVRLPLNYRQNSLGSSANNAWTFNSYGGIRCIASDCRSRPMGEDNTFLCHGNHGEQCNDANTGLAGLALALTVHAILEGLAIGLQTKIAEVLLLTGAVASHKFVVGFCLGLELAGVSKSIPKLILVIFIFAIGSVVGIGIGMLTFQVDTEWSNIILPILQGLAGGTLLYVTVSEVLPRERTRWHKSSRRCAGILQFLSVAVGFIVIFLLNNYMGE; this is encoded by the exons ATGTTCAGCGACACGGTGCAAGCGAAGGTGGCGTCGATGGTAGTGATCGGCGCCGGCAGCTTCATCGTCGGTGTTGCACCCGCCTGCTTCGTCTCGCGCGCTCGTTATCTCCAACAGAAGCTGATGCTCTCCTGTACTCTATGCTTTGGCGCCGGTGTTCTTTTAGCCACAGCGATGCTTCACGTGCTACCGGAAGTACGCCATGGTTTGCCGGCATACGCCGAGTTGGTATTCTCTTGCGGTTTCCTCGTGCTGTATTTCGTCGAGGAGTGCGTTCACTACTTTTGCGGAGACGGCGAGCATGAATCCACAACGGATACGCGCCCTTCCAGGTTAACGGATTCTAGGATTGCGCACGAGCGAGG TTATACGAACTGTCGGAATCACTCCCGTGGTGTCGGTTACAATATCGCCACGCAAGACAGCAAGCCTGTTTACGTGGCGTCCGAGGGTGATGTGAGATTACCGCTAAATTACCGACAAAATTCCCTTGGTAGTAGCGCTAATAATGCATGGACATTTAATAGCTATGGTGGGATCCGATGCATCGCAAGTGACTGCCGTTCGAGGCCAATGGGTGAAGATAATACCTTTTTATGCCACGGAAACCACGGCGAACAATGTAATGATGCTAATACTGGTCTTGCTGGTCTTGCTCTCGCCCTCACCGTTCATGCCATCCTTGAAGGACTTGCGATAGGGTTGCAGACGAAAATCGCCGAG gtgttGTTATTAACTGGAGCGGTGGCGTCGCACAAATTTGTCGTCGGGTTTTGCTTGGGGCTGGAGTTAGCAGGAGTTAGTAAATCAATTCCTAAATTGATATTAGTGATATTTATATTCGCCATTGGATCCGTTGTCGGAATCGGCATCGGCATGCTAACGTTCCAG GTAGATACAGAGTGGTCAAATATCATATTACCGATTTTGCAAGGTCTGGCAGGTGGAACTTTGCTGTACGTTACCGTGAGTGAGGTTCTCCCGAGGGAAAGAACGAGATGGCACAAAAGTTCGCGCAGGTGTGCAggcattttacaatttttatcggTAGCTGTTGGATTTATTgtcatttttttacttaataattacatGGGTGAATGA